Proteins encoded within one genomic window of Balaenoptera ricei isolate mBalRic1 chromosome 10, mBalRic1.hap2, whole genome shotgun sequence:
- the PFDN5 gene encoding prefoldin subunit 5, whose protein sequence is MAQSVNITELSLPQLEMLKNQLDQEVEFLSTSIAQLKVVQTKYVEAKDCLNVLNKSNEGKELLVPLTSSMYVPGKLHDVEHVLIDVGTGYYVEKTAEDAKDFFKRKIDFLTKQMEKIQPALQEKHAMKQAVMEMMSQKIQQLTALGAPQATAKA, encoded by the exons ATGGCGCAGTCGGTTAATATCACCGAGCTGAGTCTGCCGCAGCTAGAAATGCTCAAGAACCAGCTGGACCAG GAAGTGGAGTTCTTGTCCACGTCCATTGCCCAGCTCAAGGTGGTACAGACCAAGTATGTGGAAGCCAAGGACTGTCTGAACGTGCTGAACAAAAGCAACGAGG GGAAAGAATTACTGGTTCCACTGACGAGCTCT ATGTATGTCCCTGGGAAGCTGCATGATGTGGAACATGTGCTCATCGATGTGGGAACTGGCTACTATGTAGAGAAG ACGGCTGAGGATGCTAAGGACTTCTTCAAGAGGAAGATAGACTTCCTCACCAAGCAAATGGAGAAAATCCAGCCGGCTCTGCAGGAGAAGCATGCCATGAAGCAGG CTGTCATGGAGATGATGAGCCAGAAAATTCAGCAGCTCACAGCCCTGGGAGCACCTCAGGCTACTGCCAAGGCCTGA
- the ESPL1 gene encoding separin, with amino-acid sequence MRSFKGVNFGTLLRSPKEAEELLPDLKEFLSQLPADFPSCRSDAERRQACDAILRACNQQLTVKLACPRHLGSLLELAEVACDGYLMSTPQRPPLYVERILFIFLRNTAAQGIPEATLRVAQPLHTCLVQCSRQAAPQDYDAVARGSFSLLWKGAEALVERQAALSARLKALSFLVLLEDESTPCEVPHFASPTACRVVAANQLFDASGHGLNEADADFLDDLLSRHVIRALVGEGGGSPGPLSPQRALCLLELTLEHCRRLCWGHHHARATRAVEKAYNYLRNTSLAPSLQLCQLAVELLQVGEGGPQAVAKLLIKASAVLKNSMEAPSPALRALCDSCQFFLSVLERGTKGHYGPDAILGLFAFLGSYCCLIRQLQDGVCGDSCKQLQALVQMHFQGLHLYTTVVYDFAQGCQEGDLADLAQLVESCKSTVVWMMEALQGLSGRELTDYLGMTASYTSNLAYNFYSHKLYAEAYAISEPLCQHLGLAKPDTYPEVPPEKLHRCFRLHVESLKKLGKQAQGCKMVTLWLAALQPCGPKHMTEPVTFWVRVKMDAARAGDKELQLKTLRDSLSGWDPETLALLLREELRTYKAVRADTGQERFNVICDLLELSPEETPAGAWARATHLVELAQVLCYHNFAQQTDCSALDAIREALQLLESVRPEAQAKDRLLDDKAQALLWLYICTLEAKMQEGIERDRRAQAPSNLEEFEVNDLNYEDKLQEDRFLYSNIAFNLAADAAQSACLDQAMALWKEVLTKGQAPAVRCLQQTAASLQILAALYQLVAKPLQALEVLLLLRIVSQRLEDHAKAAGSSCHVTQLLLTLGCPSYAQLYLEEAESSLKLLDRTTDTCLLLSLTCDLLRSRLYCACQKVAEGASLLLSVLQDPALQRSSKAWYLLRVQALQLVAVYLSLSSDSLSASLWEQLCAQGWQTPEIALIDAHKLLRSIILLLMGSDVLSVQKTAVETPFLDYGENLVQKWQVLTEVLSCSEKLVSRLVHLGSVSEAKAFCLEALKLTTKLQIPRWCALFLVLKGELELARSDIDLCQSDLQRVLFLLESCTEFVGLAQHPDSVKKVHLQKGKQQAWVPHPPELPEEELVLRGPALELVATVAKEPGPVAPSTNSSPILKTKPQPSPGFLTHLPTCDCSLCASPVLSAVCLRWALITAGARLAMGHQAQGLDLLQVVLKRCAAASERLTQALQASLNHKAPPSPVLGLFDEISAQAYAQLALEGLSQLSNKSLEKVLESGLKFVAARIPHLEPWRANLLLVRALAKLAGLSCCTPRLFASSWGWQPPSVKTPAGSEPSKPWSQKHCGRRRQQEVSATLPLSNTSMKGLEGGGPPCTPKPPGRVRQAGPRVPFTVFEEVFLTKSKPEVPKAPRVQQRVQTRLKVNFSDDSDLEDPVSVEARLAEGPKGRGTASRGWGRGRGRGRARKGSSVKTNAVAAPGSAPGHPGLSGRSRRVKKLASGHCEELGPEMMRTILEEELTDKQMEMSFEILRGSDGEDSASGGKTPAPGLDSAIGECEVLRRDASKEELPVRGPDKERDKDLGPRLQLPSAPVAVSLSILDSICDSLSIAFRGVSHCPPSGLYAHLCRLLALCLGHRDPYATACLVTESVSITCRHQLLIHLHRQLSKAQKRRGSLEIADQLQGLNLQERPGDTPLARIQRLFSFRASGSGHFPQPEEESFQERLALIPSGVTVCVLALATLQPGTMGNTLLLTRLEKDNPPVTVQIPTAQNKLSVSSALKEFDAIQKEQKENSSCTDKREWWTGRLELDRRMEVLTTSLEKYVLGCWRGLLLPSSEDPGPAQEASRLQELLQECGWKYPDRTLLKIMLSGASTLTPQDVQALAYGLCPAWPERAQELLSEGVERLQGQTVPSSRHLVLVLDKDLQKLPWESMPSLRALPVTRLPSFRFLLSYSIIKESGASSVLSQGVDPRSAFYVLNPHNNLSSTEEQFRAHFSSEAGWKGVVGEVPSPEQVQAALTEHDLYIYAGHGAGARFLDGQAVLRLSCRAVALLFGCSSAALAVRGNLEGAGIVLKYIMAGCPLFLGNLWDVTDRDIDRYTEALLQGWLGAGPGAPLLYYVSQARQAPRLKYLIGAAPVAYGLPVSLQ; translated from the exons ATGAGGAGCTTCAAAGGAGTCAACTTTGGGACTCTGCTAAGAAGTCCAAAGGAGGCTGAAGAGCTGCTGCCTGACTTGAAG GAGTTCCTGTCCCAGCTTCCAGCTGATTTTCCCAGCTGCCGATCTGATGCCGAGAGGAGGCAAGCTTGTGATGCCATCCTCAGGGCTTGCAACCAGCAGCTGACTGTCAAGCTGGCTTGCCCTAGGCACCTGGGGAGCCTGCTGGAGCTGGCAGAGGTAGCTTGCGATGGCTACTTGATGTCTACACCCCAAcgcccacccctctacgtggaaCGAATTCTCTTCATCTTTCTGCGGAACACTGCTGCACAGGGAATCCCAGAGGCCACACTCCGAGTCGCTCAGCCCCTCCATACCTGCTTGGTGCAGTGTTCTCGACAAGCTGCTCCCCAGGACTATGACGCTGTGGCTCGGGGCAGCTTTTCTCTGCTTTGGAAGGGGGCAGAAGCCCTGGTGGAGCGGCAAGCTGCATTGTCAGCTCGGCTAAAGGCCTTGAGCTTTCTAGTACTCTTGGAGGATGAAAGTACCCCTTGTGAGGTTCCCCACTTTGCTTCTCCGACAGCCTGTCGAGTTGTAGCTGCCAATCAGCTATTTGATGCCAGTGGGCATGGTCTGAATGAAGCAGATGCTGATTTCCTAGATGACCTGCTCTCCAGGCATGTGATCAGAGCtttggtgggagagggagggggctcTCCTGGTCCTCTTTCCCCGCAGAGGGCCCTCTGTCTCTTGGAGCTCACCCTGGAACACTGCCGTCGCCTCTGCTGGGGCCACCACCACGCCAGAGCCACCAGGGCAGTGGAGAAGGCCTACAATTACCTAAGGAACACCAGTCTGGCCCCCAGCCTCCAGCTTTGCCAGCTGGCAGTTGAACTGCTGCAGGTTGGTGAGGGAGGACCCCAGGCAGTGGCCAAGCTTCTGATCAAGGCATCAGCTGTCCTGAAAAACAGCATGGAAGCACCGTCACCCGCACTGCGGGCATTGTGTGACAGCTGCCAGTTCTTCCTCTCAGTCCTGGAGCGAGGCACCAAGGGGCACTATGGACCTGATGCCATTCTGGGCCTCTTTGCTTTTCTTGGCAGCTACTGTTGCCTCATCCGGCAGCTGCAGGATGGT gTCTGTGGGGACTCCTGCAAGCAACTGCAGGCTTTGGTTCAGATGCACTTTCAGGGACTTCACCTCTACACTACGGTGGTTTATGACTTTGCCCAAGGCTGTCAG GAAGGTGATTTGGCTGACCTGGCCCAGCTAGTGGAAAGCTGCAAATCTACTGTTGTCTGGATGATGGAGGCCTTACAGGGCCTGTCGGGCCGAGAGCTGACTGACTACCTGGGGATGACTG CCTCTTACACCAGTAACCTGGCCTACAACTTCTATAGTCACAAGCTGTATGCCGAGGCCTATGCCATCTCCGAGCCCCTCTGTCAGCACCTGGGCTTGGCAAAGCCAGACACCTATCCTGAGGTGCCTCCTGAGAAG TTGCACAGATGCTTCCGGCTGCACGTAGAGAGTTTGAAGAAACTGGGTAAACAGGCCCAGGGCTGCAAGATGGTGACTTTGTGGCTGGCAGCCCTGCAGCCCTGTGGCCCCAAACACATGACTGAGCCAGTCACCTTCTGGGTCCGGGTCAAGATGGATGCAGCCAGAGCCGGAGACAAGGAGCTACAGCTGAA GACGCTTCGAGACAGCCTGAGTGGCTGGGACCCGGAGACCCTGGCCCTCCTGCTCAGGGAGGAGCTGCGGACCTACAAGGCGGTGCGGGCCGACACGGGGCAGGAACGTTTCAACGTCATCTGCGACCTGCTGGAGCTGAGCCCCGAGGAAACACCGGCCGGGGCCTGGGCCCGGGCCACCCACCTGGTGGAACTGGCTCAGGTGCTCTGCTATCACAACTTTGCCCAGCAGACCGACTG CTCTGCCTTGGATGCCATCCGGGAAGCCCTGCAGCTTCTGGAGTCTGTGAGGCCTGAGGCCCAGGCCAAGGATCGGCTTCTGGATGATAAAGCACAGGCCCTGCTGTGGCTCTACATCTGTACCCTGGAGGCCAAGATGCAGGAG GGTATTGAGCGGGATCGGAGAGCCCAGGCCCCTAGTAACCTGGAGGAGTTTGAAGTCAATGACCTGAACTATGAAGATAAACTCCAGGAAGATCGTTTCCTATACAGTAACATTGCCTTCAACCTGGCTGCAGATGCTG CTCAGTCCGCATGCCTGGACCAAGCCATGGCCCTGTGGAAGGAGGTGCTTACAAAGGGGCAGGCCCCCGCTGTGCGGTGTCTGCAGCAGACAGCAGCCTCCCTGCAGATCCTAGCGGCCCTCTATCAGCTGGTGGCAAAG cccctgcaAGCTCTGGAGGTCCTCCTGCTCCTACGGATCGTCTCCCAGAGACTGGAGGACCACGCAAAGGCAGCCGGCTCCTCCTGCCATGTCACCCAGCTCCTCCTGACACTCGGCTGTCCCAGCTATGCCCAG TTGTACCTGGAAGAGGCAGAATCAAGTCTGAAGCTTTTGGATCGCACCACAGATACATGCCTGCTCCTTTCCCTGACCTGTGACCTCCTGCGAAGTCGACTCTACTGTGCTTGCCAGAAG gtggCTGAGGGTGCCTCTCTGCTGCTGTCTGTGCTTCAGGACCCTGCCCTCCAGAGGTCATCCAAGGCCTGGTACCTGCTGCGCGTCCAGGCCTTGCAGCTTGTGGCAGTCTACCTTAGCCTCTCATCGGACAGCCTCTCGGCCTCCCTGTGGGAGCAGCTCTGTGCCCAAG GCTGGCAGACGCCTGAGATAGCGCTCATCGACGCCCATAAGCTCCTCCGAAGCATCATCCTCCTGCTCATGGGCAGCGATGTGCTCTCGGTTCAAAAAACAGCTGTGGAGACACCATTTCTGGACTATG GTGAAAATCTGGTACAAAAATGGCAGGTTCTTACTGAGGTGCTAAGCTGCTCGGAGAAGCTGGTCTCCCGCCTGGTCCACCTGGGTAGTGTGAGCGAAGCCAAAGCCTTTTGCTTGGAGGCCCTGAAACTGACAACAAAGCTGCAGATACCGCGCTG GTGTGCCCTGTTCCTGGTGCTGAAGGGGGAGCTGGAGCTGGCGCGCAGTGACATCGACCTCTGTCAGTCGGACCTGCAGCGGGTTCTGTTCTTGCTCGAGTCTTGCACAG AGTTTGTCGGACTAGCCCAACACCCAGACTCTGTGAAGAAGGTCCACTTGCAGAAGGGGAAGCAGCAGGCCTGGGTGCCCCATCCTCCAGAGCTTCCAGAGGAAGAGCTTGTTCTAAGAGGCCCTGCCCTGGAGCTGGTGGCCACCGTGGCCAAGGAGCCTGGCCCTGTAGCACCTTCTACTAACTCCTCCCCGATCCTGAAAACaaagccccagcccagccctggcttCCTGACCCATTTGCCCACTTGTGACTGCTCTCTCTGTGCCAGCCCTGTCCTCTCAGCAGTCTGTCTGCGCTGGGCATTGATCACAGCGGGGGCGAGGCTGGCCATGGGCCATCAGGCCCAGGGCCTGGATCTGCTGCAGGTTGTGCTGAAGCGTTGTGCCGCGGCCAGTGAGCGCCTCACCCAAGCTCTACAAGCTTCCCTGAATCACAAAGCACCCCCCTCTCCTGTCCTGGGCCTCTTCGATGAGATCTCGGCTCAGGCATATGCACAGCTGGCACTGGAGGGACTGAGCCAGCTGTCAAACAAGAGCCTGGAGAAGGTCCTGGAGTCGGGGCTAAAGTTTGTGGCGGCTCGGATACCCCACCTGGAGCCCTGGCGAGCCAACCTCCTCTTGGTTCGGGCCCTTGCAAAGCTGGCTGGCCTCAGCTGCTGCACTCCCCGACTTTTTGCGAGCTCCTGGGGCTGGCAGCCACCATCAGTAAAGACCCCTGCAGGCTCAGAACCCTCTAAGCCTTGGAGCCAGAAACATTGCGGACGAAGACGCCAGCAAGAGGTCTCTGCTACCCTGCCACTCTCAAATACCTCTATGAAAGGTCTGGAAGGTGGAGGACCACCCTGTACACCTAAGCCCCCAGGCCGGGTCAGGCAGGCTGGCCCTCGTGTCCCCTTCACCGTGTTTGAGGAAGTCTTCCTTACAAAGAGCAAGCCTGAGGTTCCCAAGGCCCCCAGGGTACAACAGAGGGTCCAGACACGCCTCAAG GTGAACTTCAGTGATGACAGTGACCTGGAAGACCCTGTCTCAGTTGAGGCACGGCTTGCAGAGGGGCCCAAGGGACGAGGCACTGCTTCCCggggctggggccggggccggggccggggccgggccaGGAAGGGCTCGAGCGTGAAGACAAACGCGGTGGCCGCCCCAGGCAGTGCCCCTGGGCACCCTGGCCTCAGTGGCAGAAGCCGGAGGGTCAAGAAGCTGGCATCAGGACATTGTGAGGAGCTGGGCCCCGAGATGATGAGGACcatccttgaggaggaactgacTGACAAGCAGATGGAAATGAGCTTTGAGATCCTCAGGGGCTCTGATGGGGAAGACTCAGCCTCAG GTGGGAAGACCCCAGCTCCAGGGCTCGATTCAGCCATAGGAGAATGTGAGGTGTTGAGACGGGATGCCAGCAAAGAGGAGCTGCCCGTCCGGGGCCCAGACAAGGAGAGAGACAAGGATCTTGGTCCTCGGCTCCAACTCCCCTCGGCCCCCGTAGCCGTCA GTCTCTCTATCCTGGATTCCATCTGTGACTCACTGAGCATTGCTTTCCGTGGGGTCAGTCACTGCCCTCCTAGTGGGCTCTACGCTCACCTCTGCCGCCTCCTGGCCTTGTGCCTGGGCCACCGGGATCCCTATGCCACTGCCTGCCTTGTCACCGAGTCTGTCTCCATCACCTGTCGCCACCAGCTGCTCATCCACCTCCACAGGCAGCTCAG CAAGGCCCAGAAGCGCCGAGGATCGCTTGAAATAGCAGACCAGCTGCAGGGGCTGAACCTCCAGGAGAGGCCTGGAGACACACCCCTGGCCCGCATCCAGCGCCTCTTTTCCTTCAGAGCGTCGGGATCTGGCCACTTCCCCCAGCCCGAGGAGGAGAGTTTCCAGGAGCGCCTGGCTCTGATCCCCAGTG GGGTGACCGTGTGTGTGTTGGCCCTGGCCACCCTGCAGCCTGGAACCATGGGTAACACCCTCCTGCTGACCCGGCTGGAAAAAGACAATCCCCCAGTCACCGTGCAGATCCCCACTGCCCAGAACAAG CTTTCTGTGAGTTCAGCCCTGAAAGAGTTTGACGCCATCCAGAAGGAACAGAAAGAGAACAGCAGCTGTACTGACAAGCGAGAATGGTGGACGGGGCGGCTGGAACTGGACCGTAGGATGGAG GTTCTCACCACTTCCCTAGAGAAGTATGTGCTGGGCTGCTGGCGGGGGCTGTTGCTGCCATCCAGTGAGGACCCCGGCCCTGCCCAGGAGGCCTCCCGTCTACAAGAATtgctgcaggaatgtggctggaAATATCCTGACCGCACTCTGCTGAAA ATCATGCTCAGCGGTGCCAGTACCCTCACCCCACAGGACGTTCAGGCCCTGGCTTATGGGCTGTGCCCAGCCTGGCCAGAAAGAGCCCAAGAGCTCCTGAGTGAGGGAGTAGAGCGTCTACAGGGTCAGACGGTACCAAGCAGTAGGCATCTTGTCTTGGTGCTGGACAAG GACCTACAGAAGCTCCCGTGGGAGAGCATGCCCAGCCTCCGGGCCCTGCCTGTCACTCGGTTGCCCTCCTTCCGATTCCTACTCAGCTACTCCATCATCAAAGAG TCCGGGGCCTCGTCGGTGCTGAGCCAAGGGGTGGATCCTCGCAGTGCCTTCTACGTCCTGAATCCCCACAATAACCTGTCAAGCACAGAGGAGCAATTCCGAGCCCATTTTAGCAG TGAAGCTGGCTGGAAAGGGGTGGTCGGGGAGGTGCCGAGCCCGGAACAGGTGCAGGCGGCCCTGACGGAGCATGACTTGTACAT CTATGCAGGGCATGGGGCCGGTGCCCGCTTCCTGGACGGGCAGGCTGTCCTGCGGCTGAGCTGCCGGGCGGTGGCCCTGCTGTTTGGCTGCAGCAGTGCAGCCCTGGCTGTGCGTGGAAACCTGGAGGGTGCTGGCATTGTGCTCAAGTATATCATGGCTGGCTG cCCCCTGTTTCTAGGTAACCTCTGGGATGTGACTGACCGTGACATTGACCGCTACACAGAGGCTTTGCTGCAGGGCTGGCTTGGAGCAGGCCCAGGAGCCCCACTTCTGTATTACGTCAGCCAGGCCCGCCAGGCTCCCCGACTCAAGTATCTTATTGGGGCTGCACCTGTAGCCTATGGCTTGCCTGTCTCCCTGCAGTGA